A genomic stretch from Candidatus Brocadiaceae bacterium includes:
- the gcvPB gene encoding aminomethyl-transferring glycine dehydrogenase subunit GcvPB has translation MKRPEPLIFEKSSPGRRCFTLPACDVPERPVREFLPQNLIREKTAELPEVSEIEVVRHFTRLSQLNFCVDTNFYPLGSCTMKYNPKIHEESASLDGFQQLHPYQPVELCQGILKLLYDLEQLLRNISGMHAFTLQPAAGAHGELTGMLIIRSFMGKKKENRNKIIIPDSAHGTNPASAALCGYEVETIPSNAEGLVDVRKLSEAFTRDTAAIMITNPNTLGLFEKDILEICRIAHDAGGLVYCDGANMNALLGIARPGDMGVDILHLNLHKTFSTPHGGGGPGSGPIGVTESLEPFLPFPRIKVCEPEKDSYSDNMQEFHEKRYFLQYEANDSIGRIRAFYGHVGMMVRAYTYLLSLGKEGVGKVGEYAIVNANYLRHKLKDHYDIPYGKFCMHEFVISAKKQKRKGVSALDIAKRLLDYGFHAPTIYFPLIVEEALMIEPTETESRETLDAFASAMIQIAKDAELRPEVAQNAPQTTVIGRPDEAMAARKPKLKWERSCS, from the coding sequence ATGAAGAGACCAGAGCCTCTTATATTTGAAAAATCTTCGCCGGGAAGAAGATGTTTTACTTTGCCTGCTTGTGATGTGCCTGAAAGGCCGGTAAGGGAATTTTTGCCGCAAAACCTTATCAGGGAAAAGACGGCGGAACTACCCGAAGTATCAGAGATTGAAGTTGTCCGGCATTTTACCAGGCTTTCCCAATTAAACTTCTGTGTGGATACGAACTTTTATCCGCTCGGTTCATGCACCATGAAATATAACCCCAAGATACATGAGGAATCGGCCTCCCTGGATGGTTTTCAACAACTGCATCCCTATCAGCCGGTTGAACTTTGCCAGGGGATTCTTAAGCTTCTTTACGACCTTGAACAGCTTCTGAGAAACATATCGGGGATGCATGCCTTTACGCTACAACCTGCTGCAGGCGCCCACGGTGAATTAACCGGCATGCTGATAATTCGTTCCTTCATGGGGAAAAAGAAAGAGAACAGAAACAAGATTATTATACCGGACTCTGCGCATGGAACCAATCCTGCCTCTGCGGCTCTTTGCGGATACGAAGTAGAAACGATTCCGTCAAACGCCGAAGGTCTTGTCGATGTACGGAAACTAAGCGAGGCCTTTACCCGTGATACCGCCGCGATTATGATTACCAATCCGAATACCCTCGGTCTGTTTGAGAAAGACATCCTGGAGATTTGCAGGATTGCCCATGACGCGGGCGGACTTGTCTACTGTGACGGTGCTAATATGAACGCGCTCCTCGGAATAGCCCGGCCAGGGGATATGGGCGTGGATATTCTCCACTTGAATCTTCACAAAACATTTTCTACCCCCCATGGCGGAGGAGGGCCAGGATCCGGCCCCATTGGTGTTACTGAGAGTTTGGAACCCTTTTTGCCATTCCCAAGAATTAAGGTATGTGAGCCGGAAAAAGATTCGTATTCAGATAACATGCAGGAATTTCATGAAAAAAGATATTTCTTACAGTATGAGGCAAACGATTCTATTGGAAGAATCAGGGCATTTTATGGTCATGTGGGAATGATGGTCAGGGCATACACGTATCTGTTGTCTTTAGGGAAAGAAGGTGTCGGAAAGGTGGGTGAGTATGCCATTGTAAATGCTAATTATCTGCGTCATAAGCTGAAGGATCATTATGATATTCCCTATGGGAAATTTTGTATGCACGAATTTGTCATATCAGCGAAGAAACAAAAGAGGAAGGGAGTTTCTGCCCTTGATATTGCCAAAAGATTACTGGATTATGGTTTCCATGCCCCCACGATTTATTTTCCCTTAATTGTTGAAGAAGCATTGATGATAGAACCTACGGAGACGGAATCACGTGAGACTCTGGATGCCTTTGCGTCTGCCATGATTCAGATAGCAAAGGACGCGGAACTGCGACCGGAAGTAGCGCAAAATGCCCCGCAAACCACCGTCATTGGCCGCCCCGATGAGGCTATGGCTGCCCGCAAACCGAAATTAAAGTGGGAAAGGTCGTGCTCATAG
- the gcvPA gene encoding aminomethyl-transferring glycine dehydrogenase subunit GcvPA, with protein sequence MDYIPNTEYDKKIMLREMGVPSYEILVGDIPEALRKFPVTLPSGLSEPQVLKTLKNLSRQNFGTDKYLSFLGAGAYEHYIPSVVDHLSSRSEFYTCYTPYQPEVSQGTLQVIFEFQTLMCELTAMDVANASMYDGSTALAEAALLAIRLKGRNKILCSRAIHPEYRQVLKTYLKELHTEIIEIDIPKGVTDKNLLEKSMDNTVAAVLIQNPNFFGCVEDMETISSLVHQHDALFIACVNPVTLGILKPPGEYHADIAVGEAQVLGNYLNYGGPYLGFFTVKKDLVRKIPGRLAGETVDRNGNRCFVLTLQPREQHIRREKATSNICTNQALLALRACIYLCALGKKGILEIANLNLQKSHYAFEGLRALNIFEPLFVKSFFNEFALKIRKNYRIRDIHSYLLKKGIIGGLEISEFYPELDNSMLLCITEVKTKEEIDLLIAEVMNFTALSRTQ encoded by the coding sequence GTGGATTATATTCCAAATACGGAATACGATAAAAAAATAATGCTTCGGGAAATGGGTGTACCCTCCTATGAAATACTTGTAGGAGATATTCCTGAGGCACTGCGAAAGTTTCCCGTAACACTTCCTTCAGGCCTTTCCGAACCACAGGTATTAAAAACACTTAAAAACCTCAGTAGGCAGAACTTCGGCACTGACAAATACCTTTCATTTTTAGGCGCTGGCGCTTACGAGCATTACATTCCATCTGTTGTGGATCACCTGTCATCGAGAAGCGAATTTTATACCTGTTATACACCGTACCAGCCTGAAGTAAGTCAGGGCACCCTCCAGGTAATTTTTGAATTCCAGACACTAATGTGCGAGTTAACCGCCATGGACGTAGCGAACGCCTCGATGTATGATGGATCAACTGCGCTGGCTGAAGCGGCTCTCCTCGCAATACGCCTGAAGGGAAGAAATAAGATTCTCTGCTCACGAGCAATCCATCCGGAATACCGTCAGGTATTGAAAACCTATTTAAAGGAATTGCATACGGAAATTATTGAAATAGATATACCAAAAGGTGTGACGGATAAAAATCTGCTGGAAAAATCGATGGACAATACGGTTGCGGCGGTATTGATTCAAAACCCGAATTTTTTTGGTTGCGTAGAAGATATGGAGACGATTTCTTCTCTTGTTCATCAGCATGATGCGCTCTTTATTGCCTGTGTAAACCCTGTTACTCTTGGAATTCTCAAACCACCCGGCGAATACCATGCGGATATAGCCGTTGGCGAGGCGCAGGTTTTGGGTAATTATCTCAATTACGGTGGCCCGTACCTTGGTTTTTTCACCGTAAAAAAAGATCTTGTGCGTAAAATACCGGGAAGGCTTGCAGGAGAGACGGTAGATAGAAATGGGAACAGATGTTTTGTGCTGACCTTGCAGCCAAGAGAGCAACACATACGGAGAGAGAAGGCAACTTCCAATATCTGTACAAATCAGGCGCTTCTTGCATTAAGGGCATGCATCTACCTTTGCGCGTTAGGGAAAAAGGGTATTCTTGAAATCGCCAACCTGAATTTACAAAAGAGTCACTATGCCTTTGAAGGGCTTCGTGCCTTGAATATTTTTGAACCGCTTTTCGTAAAATCATTTTTTAATGAGTTTGCGTTAAAAATCCGAAAAAATTACCGAATACGAGATATTCATAGCTATTTGTTAAAAAAAGGAATTATCGGCGGTCTGGAAATTTCTGAATTCTATCCTGAATTAGATAATAGTATGCTGCTGTGTATTACTGAAGTGAAGACCAAAGAAGAGATTGATCTTTTGATTGCTGAAGTAATGAATTTTACTGCTTTGTCCCGGACTCAATGA